TCGGCGTCATTACCGGGCGGGCGCTGTATGCCGGCACCCTGGATTTCCGGGCCGCCCTGAAGCTGGCCGTCGGTTAATTAATTCCACACGCCAAACCTTTTATGGCATATAATATTCTAAAATTAATTCAAAACTTAGAAATCGAGACTCGAACCTCGAAACTCGACCAGCTGCTCGCCTTGGTACAGCGACCGACCCGCTATCTAGGCAGTGAAATTAATGCCGTCCACAAAGACCCCCGGGCCGTCAGCCTACGGGTCGCCTTGCTTTTCCCTGATCTGTATGAGATCGGCATGTCGCACCTGGGGCTGGGACTGCTCTATCAGATTCTCAACCGTGAGCCAGACATCTGGGCGGAGCGGGCTTATGCTCCTGCCCCGGATCTGGAACAGCAACTCCGCGGTCGGCGTCTGTTGCTGGGCAGCCTGGAATCCGGCACCCCTCTGCGGCAGTTCGATCTGGTCGGGGTCAGCCTGATGTATGAGCTGGGATATACCAACCTTTTGACCTTGCTGGAACTGGGAGGTATCCCCTGGCTGGCCCAGGAACGCCGGGGAAGTGATCCGGTGGTCATCGCCGGCGGACCGGGCTGTTTCAATCCGGAACCGGTGGCCCCGTTTTTCGACGCCATGGTCATTGGCGAGGGCGAAGAAGTCATTCTGGAACTGGCGGCGTTGGTGCGGGCCTGGAAAGAGGCCAGGGCCGGGCGGGCAGAATTATGGGCCGCCCTGGAGGAACTGGAAGGGGTCTATGTCCCAGCCTTTTTCGATATGGATTATGATGCTCAGGGTTACCTGAGGCAGATCGTGCCCCGCGGTCGTCGGGACCGGATCAGCAAGCGTCTGATTACTGATCTCAATCAGTTGCCGCTCTTGACCCGTCCGATAGTCCCTTATAACCAGATTGTCCATGACCGTTTGAGTGTCGAGATTGCCCGAGGCTGTACCCGAGGCTGTCGCTTCTGCCAGGCCGGGATGATTTATCGGCCGGTGCGGGAGCGCACCCCGGAAGCGGTTCTGGAATGGATCGAACAGGCCCTGGCCGCTACCGGTTATGAAGAAGTGTCGTTATTATCTCTTAGCACCGGTGATTATGGCTGTATCAATCCATTGCTGACCACCCTGATGGACCGGCTGGAAAAACGGCGGGTGGCGGTCTCCTTGCCCTCGCTCAGGGCCGATACCTTAACCGCCGAGCTCATGAGCCAGATCAACCGGGTCCGCAAGACTGGCTTCACCATTGCCCCAGAGGCTGGCAGTCAGCGGTTGCGGCAGCAGCTTAACAAAAACCTGACCGACGCCGAGATTATCGATACGGCCCGCCAGGCCTTTGATCTGGGCTGGAATCTGATCAAGCTCTATTTTATGATCGGCTTTCCGATGGAGACCCAAGAGGACCTGGAGGGCATCGCCGCTTTGAGTCGCCAGGTGCTGGCCACCGGCAAGAACAGTAATAAATCCTGTCACCTGCACGTCAGCCTGAACACCATGATCCCCAAACCCCACACCCCGTTGCAATGGGAACGCCAGCTTTCTCTGGCAGAAAGTCGGGACCGTCTCAATCTGACCAAGAACTTGGTGCAAGGCAGGAGCATCGCAGTCAAGTGGAATCCGGCCACCCAGAGCTGGCTGGAGGGGATCATGGCGCGGGGGGACCGTCGCCTGGCCCGGGTGTTGATGCTGGCTCATGGTTTAGGCTGTCGATTAGATGCCTGGACCGAACATTTTCACCTGCCCCGCTGGCAGCAGGCCTTTCAAGCAGCCGGGGTTGACCCGGATTTCTATCTTCGGGAACGCCAGATGAATGAGCTGCTGCCCTGGGATCATATCGACAGCGACCTGCGGCGGGAATTTTTGGTAACAGAGCGCCAGCGCGCCTGGCAGGGCCAGCCAACCCCGGACTGTCGGGGAGACAACTGTCAGGATTGCGGCGTTTGCGACCTGGACCGGATCCGGCCGCGGATTTTTGCCGACGTCGAGGAATGGCCCAAACCAGCATCGGTGCCGAGGTTGGTGGCCAGCCAGCCGGTGCGTTACCGCCTGACCTATGCCAAGCTCCATGAAGCTCGCTGGTTCAGCCATCTGGAGTTGGTAAATATCTTTCATCGCAGCCTGCGGCGCTCTGGTCTGCCAATTAATTTTTCCCAGGGCTTTCACCCGTTGCCCCGGGTCTCTTTCTACAGTGCTTTACCGGTGGGAGTAGAAAGTCTGGAAGAAACTTTAGATCTGGAATTAACACATAACATCCCGGAGGCCACCCTGCTAACCAGGCTTAATGAGGTACTGCCGCCGAATCTGAATATTCTGACCGCGACCCGGTTGCTCCACAAGGCCCCCCGGCCGGACCGAGAGTTGAGTGTTTATAAGGTTACCAGCCCGGAGGCGATGTTTACTTGTCAGAAACTGGAACACTTCCTGGAGCAGCCCCAATGGTTGGTAACCCAGCACAAACCCAAAAAGACCCGCCAGATCGATGTTCGTCCTCTGGTGGCGGGCGTCCGCCTTCAGGATGACAGGCATCTGGAACTGGTGCTCCGGCATCGCGACCAGGGAAATCTTAAGGCTTCCGAGATCATCACGGCTATTTTTGCCCTGCCTGAGGAGACGACACGGCAATTAAGAATAGTTAAACTAAAAAGTTCCTGAGGATGGTCAAACCCTCCTATCTGGCCGCTATCCCAGAAGCTTACTACAATCTTTCAAGATGATAACAATGGCCAACGAACTGGTCATCAACATATCCCCCTTTGAGGGCCGGGCGGCGCTGATCGAAAACGGCAATGTGGTGGAAATCTACATCGAGCGAGATCATGGCGGTCATCTGATCGGCAATGTTTATAAAGGCCGGGTACTGAAGGTATTGCCTGGCATGGGAGCCGCCTTTGTGGATATCGGGCTGGAACGCTCCGCCTTTTTATATGTGGCGGATGTGGTAGAAGAGCGCTACGATGAGCTTTTCCCGGAATGGACCCAAGAGGCCGAAAACGATATCCGGATGTCAATTAATAGTCAGGTAACCTCATCCCCGGCCCATATCGAAGATCTGCTCCAGGAAGGCCAGGATGTTCTGGTCCAGGTGGCCCGACCGCCTCTGAGCGGCAAGGGTGCCCGCCTCACCTCCCACATCACTCTGCCCGGACATTATCTGGTTCTGATGCCCACTGTTAACCATATCGGGGTTTCTCGTCGCATCGGTGACGACGTTGAACGGGCCAGGCTCAAAGAGGTGCTGTTGGCCATTAAGCCTCCGGAATGTGGACTCATCGCCCGGACCGCCAGTGAAGGGGCCAGCCTGGAAAAATTGGCCGGCGAACTGGAGTTCCTCTGGCAATTGTGGAATAATCTCTTGAAGAAAAAGGAGACCGCCCCCACCCCGGCCTTATTACACCGGGAACTGGACATCAGCCTGCGGGTGGTGCGGGATCTATTTACCAAGGAAGTCGACCGCCTGATCGTCGATGATCTGGCGGTCTATGATAAGATTTGCTCTTTTTTGGAGACCTTTAATCCCCGCTTGAAATATTTTGTGGAATTGTATCAGGGAGAAGAGCCGCTATTTGAGGTTTACGGCATTGAGCACGAATTACAGCGGGCCCTTGGAAAAAAAGTCTGGCTCAAATCAGGAGGCTATATCATTATTGAGCCTACCGAGGCCTTGGTGGTCATCGATGTCAACACCGGGCGTTATGTGGGCAAACATAATCTGGAAGAGACTATACTGAAGACAAATCTGGAAGCCGTCAAGGAGATCGCTTATCAATTGCGGCTCCGCAATATCGGTGGCCTTATCGTCATCGACTTCATCGACATGGAGAAGGAAGCTAACCGGGAGAAGGTTTACAATGCCCTGCGGGACGCCCTGAAAAAGGACCGGGCCAAAACCAGCGTGCTGCGCATGTCGGAACTGGGATTGATCGAAATGACCCGGCAACGCACCCGGGAAAGCCTCCACCATCTATTGACTGAACCCTGCCCTTATTGCGATGAACAGGGCTTCATACGTTCTCGGATTACTGTCGCGTATGATATTTTAAGGGAATTAATGTCGGAAGCCGGGAGTCTGCTCGGAGGACATATTATGGTGGAGGTTCACCCTGAGGTGGCCAAGGTATTATTAGACGAGGGTGGCCAGACCCTGGAAAGTCTGGAACAACAATTTAACAAAACCATTACCGTGCGCAGCAATCCGGAATTACATCTGGAACAGTACGGACTTAGTGTACAAGATTCCTGACCAAGTCAATGCCTAACCCTACAGCTACAGATTCGGTCCTTCCCCCCATTATTTTGGGCACCGCCGGACATATTGATCATGGCAAAACCGCGCTGATCAAGGCCCTTACCGGAGTGGATACCGACCGCCTCAAAGAAGAGAAGCTACGCGGCATAACCATTGAGTTGGGATTTGCCTCCTTGACGCTGCCCAATGGTCAACTCCTGGGTATTGTTGATGTGCCCGGGCACGAGCGCTTTGTCCGGCACATGGTGGCCGGGGCCTCCGGCATGGACCTGGTGGCCCTGATTATCGCCGCGGACGAGGGGGTTATGCCCCAGACCCGGGAACACCTGGAGATCTGCCAGCTCCTCAAGGTCAGGCAGGGGCTGGTGGTGGTGACCAAAACCGATTTGGTGGACCAGGACTGGCTGGATCTGGTGGAGGAGGATATCCTTAAATTCCTGCGCGGGACTTTCCTGGAACATGCTCCATTAGTTCGGTTTTCAGCGGTCACCGGCCAGGGGCGGGATGATTTGTTGGCTACCCTGAGCCGCTTGAGTCAAACCGTGGGGTCCAAACCAGCTACCGGGATCTTTCGGTTGCCCATTGATCGAGTGTTCACTATAAAAGGTTTCGGCACCGTGGTGACCGGCACTGCGATTTCCGGAGTGCTTCGGGTCGGAGAAACAGTCATGATTTACCCTCCGGGGCTGAAGGCGCGGGTGCGCAATCTGCAGGTACATGGGGCCAATGTGGAAGAGGCGCGAGCTGGGGCACGTACCGCTATCAATCTCCAGGGGTTAGAAAAATCAATCCTGGAGCGGGGTATGGTGGTGGCTACCCCTGATTCTTTGCAGCCCAGCCGGCGTTTGGATGCTCGTCTAAAAGTTCTCTCCAGTGCTCCCCAGCCTGTGAAAAACCGCCAACGGATCCGGCTGCATACCGGCACCGACGAGCAGACGGCGCAGATAATCATCCTTTCCCAGGAGGAATTGAAACCTGGGGAAGGTGGCTTTGTGCAATTCCGCCTGACCCGGCCACTGGCTCTTAAGCCCGGCGATCGTTTGGTAATTCGCCGCTTATCTCCGGCGCTTACTTTAGGAGGGGGCCAAATTCTGCATGTTCGTCCTCCCCACCATCGGCGGTTTCAGCCCGCGGTGCTGGAGGGCCTGACACTTCTGGAAACCGGCTCGGAGGCCGATCAGCTGCGCTTTTACCTGCAGGAGGCCGGGATCAGCGGCCGTTCTGGCCAGGAACTGGCCCAAGTGATCAATTTTGATCTCCAGGCTCTGAACCGGATGCTTGCTCAACTGGGTCAACAGGGACAGATTATCCCTTATGATGCGGAAAGCCGGCGATATGTTCTGGCCACCTGGGTCCAACAATTAAAGGATCAGATCCAGCAGCAATTGCATGAGTTTCACCAGCGGCAGCCTTTAAAAATGGGTCTGCCCAAGGAAGAGTTGCGCCGCAAACTACCGCCTGCCATGGACGTCCGACTTTTTAATTATATTTTGCAGGAGTTAGAACGCCAGCAACTGGTGGTGGTCGATCGGGAGCTGGTCCGTCAGGCCAGTCATCGCATCGTTTTGGCCGAAGAGCAGGAAAACCTGCTCCAGCTTTTGGAAAACCTCTATCAACAAGGCGGCCTGACTCCGCCCACCCTGAAAGATACCCTGGCTGTTCTCCATACCGACCAGTCTCGGGCCCAGGAGTTAATCAATCTTCTCGTTGCCCAGGCCCGGCTAGTCAAGGTCAAAGAAGGGCTGTTTTTCCATCAACAGACCATGGCTGCCCTCAAACATACCCTGGTGTGCTACCTTAAAGACCGGGGGGAGATCAGCGTGCCCCAGTTCAAGGAACTGACCAGCACCAGCCGCAAGTATACCATTCCCTTGCTGGAATATTTCGACGCAACCAGGATCACGGTTCGGGTCGGGGACTTGCGGCGGCTGCGTGAGGGCGGCTGAATTCTGCCAAATTAGCGCAGACGATAGCTGCGATGCCGGGACCAGGGCACCGAAAACGGGACCAGCGGACTGGTCCGCCGGCGGAGTTGTAAAGATTTTCGGGGCTGTGAGGGCTGAGGGAATGAGTCTTCCTGGGGATGATAATAACGCCGGGCTATCGCAATTGTCCGTTTGATCTGCCGGATGCGATCGGCGTCTGTGGGGTGGGTGGACAGAAATTGCGGCGGCTGGGGTTTTCCTTTCTTAGATTTCAGCATCCGTTGCCAAAACTCCAGGGCCTGGGCCGGGTCATAGCCGGCTTTGGCCATCAGAATTAATCCTACCCGATCCGCTTCGTATTCCTGGGTCCGGCTGTAGGGCAAAAGAACCCCTACGGTGGCCCCCAGGCCATAAGCCTGTAATATGGCGTCAGCTAAATAAGGACTCTGTCCCTGTAGAGCCACGTTCAAGCCTATGCCGCCCAATTGCATCAACAATGATTGGCTTAAACGTTCCCCAGCATGGCGCAGGATGGCATGGGCGGCTTCATGGGCCAGAACCGTGGCCATGCCCCCCTCATCCTTAGTATATTTCAGGATTCCGGTAAACACTCCAACCTTGCCTCCGGGCAGGCAAAAGGCATTGGCCATCTTATCATCCTGATAGACTTTAAAATCCCAGCGAAAATCCGGCCGCGCGGCCGCCCGGGCGATGCGGTGTCCGACCTTTTGGACCAGGGCATTGATCTCCGGGTCTCGGCAAGAGGGATATTTGCGGCTGATATCCTGAAAGGCCCGGTAGCCTAAAGCATTTTCCTGTGATTCGGAGGTCAGCAGCAGTTGCCGTCGTCCGGTAAAGGGAGCTCGGGCGCAGGCTGATAGCAGGAAGAACAACGCTGCCAGTCCGGCAGCCAAGAATATCTTAATATTTACGCGTCTTCGTTCAACCATAAGTTAATTTAAAAATTAAAGCCTTAACCAGGAATTGTCAAGAAAGGGAGCAAAAGACAAAATCCTTGACGGCAAGAGCAGATTATGGTTTGTTTGATTCATGTCGGACTTGGGTTCTAAAATTTATATAGCAGTTATTGGCGGTGGTGAGGTGACATCCGACCTGGCGGGTTTGGCACGCGAGGTGGGCCAGGAGATCGCCCGCCAAGGAGCCATTCTGCTGTGTGGCGGTCTGGGCGGGGTCATGGCTGCCGCGGCCCGCGGGGTCCAGGAAGCCGGGGGAGTCAGCATCGGCATCCTGCCCGGGGCGGATCGACAGGCGGCCAATCCCTACCTGACCTATTCAATCGTCACCAATCTAGGTCACGCCCGCAATGTTTTACTGGCCCATAGCGCCGATGCCTTGATTGCGGTGGACGGCAGTTATGGCACCGTCTCAGAAGCGGCTATCTCCCTTAAATTGCGCAAACCGGTGATCACTCTAAAGGTTAACTGGGAATTACCCGGGTTAATTCCGGCCCGCAACCCCAAGGAAGCGGTATCTCTGGCCTTGCGCTCTATTAAAGTCTGATTGGGCGATTATTACTCCGAGCATTCAAGAGTTTAATTTGAGGGGAGGACTGGGGGACCGCCGGCCCCCTCTCCCAAGAACCGTTTTTTAAATCCCAATTCATTTATTTTATGACCTGAGTAATAACTCAGTCAAAGGCAAATCAATGGAAAGATCATGCCTTGGCGTACTTGGCGTGAAATAGCAAAACCAGGTTATGGGAGAAAGGGCCAAATCCACTGCCCGAGTTTTTGGGGTTAGCCGCCGGAAAGGGCACGATGCTGCCGAATTTTACCACTGTCGCCTTTATTATGATCACCATTGGAGCAGTCCCTCGGTTTGGCGGGAAAACCCCATTCCGCCGAGGTCCTTGAACCGCCGGTTCTGCAAACGGTCTCTGGCGCCGCCCGAGGCTCGCCTTAAAAACGCCCAGCCCCGATTGCCATTTTATACTGAATCATTTTTGAATTGATTTTAACAAAAAAGGGAGGGTTGGACCCTCCCTGGTGGTTCCAGATGGCTGAAGATATTTAAATTTCCAACCAGGAATCGGAAAACAACGACGTGCCCATAATACAACGCACGGTTTTGATGTAATGTTGGATGTCCTGAGGGTAGTCCGCCAATTTTAAAGGCTCTCCATCCATGGCTTTATAAATGGCCTCTACTGCCTCCGGCCGTTGTCCGGAGGTAAGGGCCGCCAACTCATCATCCTCAAAGTCGACAATCGCCGAATACATGCCATAACGCTGCAACATGACGATATAGGTTCGGTTGATGATGGGCCGCAGATGGTCGGGAACGCCATTGCTGGCATTCGACAGACCACAGGTGGATAAGGAGCCGGGGGCTATATCCGGCAGCATTTTCATAAATTCTAGGTTAGCCACCAATTGCTGTTGCTGAATGTTCAAAGGCGCTACAATCGGATCAAACCAAATATCTTCATTTTGGATATCGTATTCGGCGGCTTTGGCCAGGATATCAGCGGTCAACATCCCCCGTTCGTGTTCATCCCGAGGCATGCCCTCCGGGCCCCAGAGCAGGCCGATCATATAGGCGTCATATTTTCTGACCAGCGGCATCATGCCGTCCATGCGCTCCGGGCGAGCCATGATGGAGTTGATCAGAGCTTTCCCCTTGTGAACTTTAAGGCCGGCTTCCATCGCGGCGATGTTAGAAGTATCGAGAGCCAAAGGAATATCGGGAACTACCTCTTGGACCGTCTGGACGATCCAGGTCATTAACTCCTCCCCACCCTTGCGGGCCGGACCGATATTAACATCAATATAATCCACTCCTTTGGCGGCCTCGGCCTCGACCAACTCCTGGATGGGTTTTTTATCCCGATTCTTCATCGCCTCGCCGTATCGTTTGGTCACCACATTAAGGTTCTCACCGATGCGGATCAGACGCTGAGTCATATTTCTCTCCTTTCTTTGGAGAAGGATTGATTGAAGGAGGCCGGAAAGCCTCCTAATTTTAGGGTCTTCTCAAGTTATATTTGGCGGATTACAAATTCTTTAAGAAGGCAGGAATATGGGCCGCTTCCCGCGGTCCGATAAGAATCTTCCAATCCGGCAGTTCCTCTTCCAAATCTCCGCTAATGGCCGCAGCATAACCAGGGATGATCAGGGTGCGGGTCTTGGCCTTTTCGGTGATCCCAGATTTTTTGACAAACATACCGACCGCATCACCGACGAATTTACCCGCGGCCCAAGCGGTCATCACCGACAATCCTTCGGTGTCCATGATCAATAACCAGGTGGGCACCTTGCTGCCTTCGATCTCACCGGAGACAATAAAGTAAGTCAGCGCAAAATTGGTGGTAATGGCAATGGGCGAATTCTCATCCGGATTATTCAGTGGGTAGATTCCCTGAGTGACAATCATCGGCCGCTGCGGATCGGTATAGATGTTGAGCCGCTCCAGCAACAGGGGGAATACCGTATGAGGCGCAAAGTCTTTTAAGACCACAATCCCACCATATTTGGCAATAAACACCGCCGCATAAAGGGTTTCCTTCATAGGATCGTCGGTCATCTCACAGGGCAAGGTCACGGTCGGGAACCCAAAGGGCTTGAATTTGGCGGTCAGGGGAGCCCGTCGGATGACGATTTGGTCTTGTAAGGCCTGTTTCAAGGTCCGACTGCCAGAATCCAGGATCAGATCTTTGAGGCCCATCTCAGTTAGTTTGGAAGTTAAAGCGGCCAGATCATCATAGTTATCAGCCTTGGCAACTAAGGGTAAATCTAGTTCTTTGGCCAAGTTACCAAAGTCTTCGGCATTTTGGGGAGTGGCCGCGTAAAGAACGGGACGGCGTTCCTTTGCTACTTCAGCTCCCGCCTTTAACACCTCGGGCTTGTCGCTCATAAGCATCAGGGCGGCGTCGCTTTTCTCCATTACCTGCTTGACCAGTTCGGCAAACTTACCGGCATCGCCGCTCACATCTTTGACGGCAAACATCTCCGGACGCAGATTGAGGCCGACCCGCTCAAATTGGAGTTTGCTGAATTTGTCAATTTTAGCATCAACATCGCTGCTGCTCATATCGGTGGTAAGCAGTTCGGCCAGAAGAGTCGGGTTATAAAAGGTCTTATCGTGGCGAAACATCACCAGTTCGCCGCCGATGGTTTTTTCTGCGTCCTTCATGCCAATCTTTACCGGCCGGATGGGAGGCGCAGACGCCTCGGCCAGCTTTTCTTTGGCCTCTTCTGATACATAAGGACAGGCCGCCAGCTCCGCCTTACCCGAAGCCAGAGACATGGCAAAGGCTAGGCAGGTGGGGAAGCCACATTCCTTACAATTGGTTTTGGGAAGCATTTTGAAGATTTCAATTCCAGTTAACGCCATATCTTGTTCTCTCCTTATCCATGGCTAACAATTACGTTAAGGTTATTTGAAAAAAAAGTTTTTACCTCGTTCAGAATTGCCATTCTTAAGATAACCGCCCGGCTGGCGCAGTGCCGGGCGGTCATAAATTACAGGTCTAGATTTAGGCCAGGATGGATTCCATCTTCAAGGCCGGGTGGCCCTTTTCTTCCAGGTACGGATAGATTTCGTCTTCGGTGACGCCTACGGTTTCGTCGGCGATCATGTCGATTAGATTGGGGTACCCCAGCTCTTCGCCCCGCTTCCGCAAGCGTTCCCCGATTTCCTCTTTCAGGCTGGTAGGCATCCATACCATCCTTAACAGACCACCGTCACCCAGGATAAACTTGCGCTGGCAGATATTGTACTTGCTGTGGCCCACAAAGCCCGGGGTCACCTGTCCACCGCCAATCACGCCGGCCAGGGTGGTGAACTTCATGCCACAGGGGGTTTCACCGGTATAATCCCGGTTCACCGTCATGATGCCGTTACACATGGGCAGTACCGCGGCGATGCACTCGCAGCAGCCGCAAGTGGTCATGGGCTCATGGACGATGCTATAGAAGTTATAGCGCTCCACCGCCTGCCGGGAGGCCTTGTAAACGAAATCATTGACTCCCTTCCATTGCCCATATTTTTCGTCCAGGGTCTCGCCTTTCTCAATGGGCTGGTTGGGGCCGGTAGGATTGATCTCGTAAGAGGCCTTGCAGTCCATCCAGTTATAAGCGCCACACAGGCCGGTCCGTTCCGGGCTGATGACGCAGACGTGACTGGGCGCAAACGACTGGCACAGGGTGCAGGAGTAATAGATTTCGGTGGTCTCGTCGGTCATACCCTCGATCCGGGCATCACGTTCGGCATAGATTTTCCGGGCCTGTTCGGTGATCTCTTTGACTTTGTCTTCCTCAGTATAGATCTTCACCTGGCATTTATCAAAGATAGCCCCGAAGTCCTGATGGTACTTGGCATGCAGCAGGGCGCCGATATGTTTCAGCTCAAAGCCTTTTTCGATCGCTGCCTTGCCAAAGCGATACCAGGCAATATCCCGCTGGCCGATATGCATGACGCCTTGGGCATAGTTGACCAGGTGGTGAATCTGGCGTTCCAGGATGGGCTCAAAGTCGGGCTGCATGGCACGCCCGGCGACTTCTACCACCACTGCCATAGGCAGACGGGAACCTTCCTTGATATCCTTAACATCCGGGCCGATGACCTCGATTTTGCCGTCCTCGACCTCGTCCATGCGTTTGGAGGTGACCAATTCCACGGCCTGCGTCTTGCCGCCACCGCACTCCAGGTAGAGATCGCCCTTGCGCACCCGCTCACCCTCGAAGGCCGGGCCATAGGACACCGGCACTGGCACCTCGGTAATAGTAACCTTCAGACCGCGCACTTCGATGGACTTGGACGCCAGCTCCTTCATGGGGACGTTGCTGACCACGTGCTCATAGGTACATATTCCGGTAGGTAAAATCTCCGGAATGTCCTGGTTGGTAATGGTGGGGAAACCCCAGTTGATGGCCCCGGCCGCATTGGCGTACCATTCGTCCGGAATTTCCGACACCGCATTGATAAAGGCGAAAATCCGGTCTTTGTTGTATAACAGGTTGCGGAGGGCCTGGCCTTTCTTCAAGCCACCAAAGGACAACGCCGCCCGGCAGGCAAATCCCAGAGCAAAGACCGCGGCGGAGATTTCCGGTCCGAAGGGCACGATCCGGGTGGGCCAGCCGATCTGCACGCCGCCTTCCAGCAGCTGTTCGGCTACCGAGGTCTTGCCCTCGATATCCCGGGCCGCTAAGAAGATGTAGAGGTTTTTGGTCTGGTATTCATGGACCAGGTCAACTGCCTCTTGTACCGAGGGCGCGGCCCCGACAATGGCGGCAAATCCCGGAGCAGAACCATCCACGAATTCGATACCGCGTTTCCGCATGATGACGTCATCCGCAGGGCCGGCCCAGATTTTTTCAGCGCCTTTTTCGATCAGATCT
The window above is part of the Deltaproteobacteria bacterium genome. Proteins encoded here:
- the cdhC gene encoding CO dehydrogenase/CO-methylating acetyl-CoA synthase complex subunit beta codes for the protein MSKFILSAAIRGAHKIVDKCAAKLDEAVQKYGENQEISYPNTAYYLPIIYSLMGIEIKTLKDALPVMKRCKELLPPVPAEKFYMPYLGPGLDAGLATLFAEEIYEAIRILEQPDFYYFGEDLIEKGAEKIWAGPADDVIMRKRGIEFVDGSAPGFAAIVGAAPSVQEAVDLVHEYQTKNLYIFLAARDIEGKTSVAEQLLEGGVQIGWPTRIVPFGPEISAAVFALGFACRAALSFGGLKKGQALRNLLYNKDRIFAFINAVSEIPDEWYANAAGAINWGFPTITNQDIPEILPTGICTYEHVVSNVPMKELASKSIEVRGLKVTITEVPVPVSYGPAFEGERVRKGDLYLECGGGKTQAVELVTSKRMDEVEDGKIEVIGPDVKDIKEGSRLPMAVVVEVAGRAMQPDFEPILERQIHHLVNYAQGVMHIGQRDIAWYRFGKAAIEKGFELKHIGALLHAKYHQDFGAIFDKCQVKIYTEEDKVKEITEQARKIYAERDARIEGMTDETTEIYYSCTLCQSFAPSHVCVISPERTGLCGAYNWMDCKASYEINPTGPNQPIEKGETLDEKYGQWKGVNDFVYKASRQAVERYNFYSIVHEPMTTCGCCECIAAVLPMCNGIMTVNRDYTGETPCGMKFTTLAGVIGGGQVTPGFVGHSKYNICQRKFILGDGGLLRMVWMPTSLKEEIGERLRKRGEELGYPNLIDMIADETVGVTEDEIYPYLEEKGHPALKMESILA
- a CDS encoding acetyl-CoA decarbonylase/synthase complex subunit gamma, encoding MALTGIEIFKMLPKTNCKECGFPTCLAFAMSLASGKAELAACPYVSEEAKEKLAEASAPPIRPVKIGMKDAEKTIGGELVMFRHDKTFYNPTLLAELLTTDMSSSDVDAKIDKFSKLQFERVGLNLRPEMFAVKDVSGDAGKFAELVKQVMEKSDAALMLMSDKPEVLKAGAEVAKERRPVLYAATPQNAEDFGNLAKELDLPLVAKADNYDDLAALTSKLTEMGLKDLILDSGSRTLKQALQDQIVIRRAPLTAKFKPFGFPTVTLPCEMTDDPMKETLYAAVFIAKYGGIVVLKDFAPHTVFPLLLERLNIYTDPQRPMIVTQGIYPLNNPDENSPIAITTNFALTYFIVSGEIEGSKVPTWLLIMDTEGLSVMTAWAAGKFVGDAVGMFVKKSGITEKAKTRTLIIPGYAAAISGDLEEELPDWKILIGPREAAHIPAFLKNL